In Hugenholtzia roseola DSM 9546, the sequence GATATTTGTCTAAATGTAAGACAATGTCTATAAATTTTTGAATAAACTCCATGCGAAAGAGGGGAAAACGGGTAGATGAGGGTTGGAAAAAGCGGATAGGAAAGTGGATAGGACGCAAGTTGCCCCTGCAAAAGTACGTTTTTTTATAGTAAATCATACAAGAGAAAACCAGCAAAGGGGCGGTAAAGCCCTTTTCAGTCGTCATTTTTTAAAAAAACAACTTTTGTAATTGGTCTGCCATCTGTCTGTCGTTGGTTAGGCGCGGAACTTTATTTTGTCCTCCTAATTTTCCGATACTTTTCATATAAAGTTCGAAACCTTCGGCAGGCAGGGCGCGAACTTGGGCAGTACGCAAGATAGAGCCTTTTATCAAATCGTAATAATAACTATTTTGACTTTGCAGGGCTTGGTCTAAATCTTTGCTAAAAGCCTCTAAATCAGCAGGTTTAGATTCGAAAGCAACCCACCACTCGTGATAGGGCAAGCCCCCTTCGGGCGGCGTAACCTGCGGCGCAACGCTAAACTCCCTGATGCGCACCTCGCTGTGTTTTTCCATCGCCAGACGCATCGCCGTTTCTACCTCTTTGCCAATGACGTGTTCGCCAAAAGCCGAAATGTAGTGTTTAATTCTGCCTGCAAACAAAATTTTATAGGGCTTTTTAGACACAAAACGCACCATATCGCCAATACTATAACCCCAAAGTCCTGCATTGCTATTGATGATAAGGGCGTAATTTTGGTTTAATTCCACTTCCGAAATACTCAAACGCGGAGGGTTGGGGTCATGATATTGTTCGGCAGGAATAAACTCAAAAAATATCCCACTATTTAGCAAAAGCAACAAACTATTATCCTGCTGCTCATCTTGATACGCAAAAAAGCCTTCGGAGGCAGGAAAAGTCTCGATGCTATCTATTTTTTTCCCAATGGAATCGAACAATTTGGCGCGATAGGGTTCGAAATTGACCCCTCCATAGACAAAAAGCGAAAAGTTGGGGAAAATTTCGCTAATGGTTTTGCCGCCACTTCGCGCTTGCAACCTATCAAAATACATCTGCACCCAAGGCGGAATACCCGAAATCAGCGACATGTCGGCTTGCAAGGTTTCTTCTATGATGCGCTCCAATTTTTGCTCCCAATCCTCGATGCAATTAGTGGCGTAGCTTGGTTTTTGATTGCTGCGAAGGTAGGCAGGTACGTGATGATTGACAATGCCCGAAAGCCTGCCCGTATGAATCCCCGCCTTTTGCTCCAAAATCGGACTTCCCGAAAGAAAGATAAGACTTTTATCTAAAAAAGTAGCCTTTTTGCTTTTATGAATGTAGGTCAGAAGGGCATTTCGCGCCGAATTGATGTGGTTGGGAATCGAGTCGCGCGTCAGGGGAATGTATTTTGTACCCGAAGTAGTACCCGAAGTTTTGGCAAAATAGGCAGGCTTTCCTCTCCAAAGCACGTCCTTTTCACCTTTCAAGATGCGCTCGATGTAGGGTTTGAGTCCTTCGTAATCCACAATGGGAACGGCTTTTTTAAAAGCCTCGTATCTTTGATTGGCAGGAAGGTGCAATAAATCGTTAAAAAAATGGTCTTTCCCAAACTGCGTATGGGCAGCCTCTTTGAGCAATCTGAACAGCCATTGGGCTTGCAGAGCTTCGGAATGGGCAATCCACTTATTTTGTTGTGCCACTACATAGGCGGCTAAGGGGCGACTAAGCAAGGAACGGAGCATGTGGCTTTCTTTTTTAGACTTCTTTTTTTTAGCTTTTTTCTGGGCTTTTTGCAAAGAATAGATGTTGTTGCAACGATAAAAGCCTTAAATGCACCCGCCCCCAAATCCCTCCCCGAAGGGCAGTAATGTTAAGTTCTATGAAAGGACTTGTTTTGTGAAATTAGAAACGAAATAAAATTTGAACAGAACCCTATTTTTGGGTCTGAAAACCTTTTTATTTCAATCTCACTGCGGACAAGGCAATGCCTTGTCCCTACATTTGCATCTAATTTTTAGAATTTAACATCACTGGGGCAAGGTGGGAGTGCAGGAGGTTTGCTCGAAACACAAAACCTTATTTTTGACCTTCTGACTGCTGCAACAACGCCCAAAGATAGCGATTATCATTGTCCCTAACACAAAAAAGCCATCGCAAGGCATGTGCTTTGCAATGGCTTTTATCTTTTGCCTTTAAAAAAGGCGCGAAAATTAGGCTTGCTTCAATTTATTGATGTGCTTTGCCAATTTAGACTTTTTGTTAGACGCATTATTTTTGTGAATAATGTTTCTTTTCGCCAACTTATCCAACATGCCGGCTACCTTTGGAAAAAGTGC encodes:
- a CDS encoding GH3 auxin-responsive promoter family protein, whose protein sequence is MLRSLLSRPLAAYVVAQQNKWIAHSEALQAQWLFRLLKEAAHTQFGKDHFFNDLLHLPANQRYEAFKKAVPIVDYEGLKPYIERILKGEKDVLWRGKPAYFAKTSGTTSGTKYIPLTRDSIPNHINSARNALLTYIHKSKKATFLDKSLIFLSGSPILEQKAGIHTGRLSGIVNHHVPAYLRSNQKPSYATNCIEDWEQKLERIIEETLQADMSLISGIPPWVQMYFDRLQARSGGKTISEIFPNFSLFVYGGVNFEPYRAKLFDSIGKKIDSIETFPASEGFFAYQDEQQDNSLLLLLNSGIFFEFIPAEQYHDPNPPRLSISEVELNQNYALIINSNAGLWGYSIGDMVRFVSKKPYKILFAGRIKHYISAFGEHVIGKEVETAMRLAMEKHSEVRIREFSVAPQVTPPEGGLPYHEWWVAFESKPADLEAFSKDLDQALQSQNSYYYDLIKGSILRTAQVRALPAEGFELYMKSIGKLGGQNKVPRLTNDRQMADQLQKLFF